In the genome of Streptomyces racemochromogenes, one region contains:
- a CDS encoding Rv3235 family protein, translating into MDTTTRGTVGGEGSRSRPGGAGRTRPAGRRDQRRPAGVPRQVRRLAPHDWFAERLLAVLSGQRPVHSLLGLTVGEAYEQLVTLAPHGPLRDRLRPVLRHCGRFHPGPGVIEAFARISTGDRVSAMAFRLEQGPDRRWRCAAVEVQGPRQ; encoded by the coding sequence ATGGACACCACCACGCGCGGCACGGTCGGCGGCGAGGGCAGTCGCAGCAGGCCCGGCGGGGCGGGGCGGACGCGGCCCGCCGGCCGGCGGGACCAGCGCCGTCCGGCGGGGGTGCCCCGGCAGGTGCGCAGGCTGGCCCCCCACGACTGGTTCGCGGAGCGCCTGCTGGCGGTGCTGAGCGGCCAGCGCCCCGTCCACTCGTTGCTCGGCCTCACGGTGGGCGAGGCGTACGAGCAGCTGGTCACCCTCGCCCCCCACGGCCCGCTGCGTGACCGGCTGCGGCCGGTGCTGCGGCACTGCGGGCGCTTCCACCCCGGGCCCGGGGTCATCGAGGCCTTCGCCCGGATCTCGACCGGGGACCGGGTCTCGGCGATGGCGTTCCGGCTGGAACAGGGCCCCGACCGACGCTGGCGGTGCGCGGCCGTCGAGGTCCAGGGCCCACGGCAGTAG
- a CDS encoding GNAT family N-acetyltransferase yields MEPVTLATERLLLRPFAPSDTEEVYAACQDPEIQRWTLVPSPYERAHAEAWVTHVSRSAWWEDREYGFAVRLGAEGAEGPLVAAVGVHVRGAQGYEIGYWAAKEHRGRGYVAEAVAGVARWLFTEVGAGRLEWRAAVGNAASRAAAEKAGFRFEGTLRGALDHRGTLRDCWVAGLLPSDLGLPSRLPYLPAVSATP; encoded by the coding sequence ATGGAACCCGTCACCCTGGCCACCGAGCGCCTCCTGCTGCGCCCCTTCGCCCCCTCGGACACCGAGGAGGTGTACGCCGCCTGCCAGGACCCCGAGATCCAGCGGTGGACGCTCGTGCCCTCCCCGTACGAGCGGGCGCACGCCGAGGCGTGGGTCACGCACGTCTCGCGGAGCGCCTGGTGGGAGGACCGCGAGTACGGCTTCGCGGTGCGGCTCGGTGCGGAGGGCGCCGAGGGGCCGCTGGTGGCCGCGGTGGGGGTGCACGTGCGCGGCGCCCAGGGGTACGAGATCGGCTACTGGGCGGCGAAGGAGCACCGGGGCCGCGGCTACGTCGCCGAGGCGGTGGCCGGGGTCGCCCGGTGGCTGTTCACCGAGGTCGGGGCCGGCCGGCTGGAGTGGCGCGCCGCCGTGGGCAACGCGGCCTCCCGGGCCGCCGCCGAAAAGGCCGGGTTCCGCTTCGAGGGCACCCTGCGCGGCGCGCTCGACCACCGCGGCACCCTGCGCGACTGCTGGGTGGCCGGACTGCTGCCCTCGGACCTCGGCCTGCCCTCGCGGCTGCCGTACCTGCCCGCTGTCAGTGCCACCCCCTAG
- the secA gene encoding preprotein translocase subunit SecA encodes MSVFNKLMRAGEGKILRKLHRIADQVNSIEEDFVNLSDAELRALTDEYKQRYQDGESLDDLLPEAFATVREAAKRVLGQRHYDVQIMGGAALHLGYVAEMKTGEGKTLVGTLPAYLNALSGKGVHLITVNDYLAERDSEMMGRVHKFLGLSVGCILANMSPAQRREQYLCDITYGTNNEFGFDYLRDNMAWSQDELVQRGHNFAVVDEVDSILVDEARTPLIISGPADQATKWYADFAKLVTRLTKGEAGNPLKGIEETGDYEVDEKKRTVAIHEAGVAKVEDWLGIDNLYESVNTPLVGYLNNAIKAKELFKADKDYVVIDGEVMIVDEHTGRILAGRRYNEGMHQAIEAKEGVDIKDENQTLATITLQNFFRLYSKLSGMTGTAMTEAAEFHQIYKLGVVPIPTNRGMQRKDQPDLIYRTEVAKFAAVVDDIAEKHEKGQPILVGTTSVEKSEYLSQQLSKRGIPHEVLNAKQHEREATIVAQAGRRGAVTVATNMAGRGTDIKLGGNPDDLAEAELRQRGLDPEEHIEEWAHALPEALARAEAAVKAEFEEVKELGGLYVLGTERHESRRIDNQLRGRSGRQGDPGESRFYLSLGDDLMRLFKAQMVERVMSMANVPDDVPIENKMVTRAIASAQSQVETQNFETRKNVLKYDEVLNSQREVIYGERRRVLEGEDLHEQVRFFMDDTIDAYIAAETVEGFAEEWDLDRLWGAFRQLYPIKVTVEELEEAAGDRAGITAEFIAESVKDDIHEQYGAREKALGSEVMRELERRVVLSVLDRKWREHLYEMDYLQEGIGLRAMAQKDPLVEYQREGFDMFNAMMEGIKEESVGYLFNLEVQVEQQVEELPVQDAAPSLVKEPVPSARPEIRAKGLDAPQRPDRLHFSAPTVDGEGGVVEGDFDSDAAGGDGLTRAERRRAQKASGGRRRKK; translated from the coding sequence GTGTCCGTCTTCAACAAGCTCATGCGTGCAGGCGAAGGCAAGATCCTGCGCAAACTGCACCGCATCGCGGACCAGGTCAACTCCATCGAAGAGGACTTCGTCAACCTCTCCGACGCCGAGTTGCGCGCGCTCACGGATGAGTACAAGCAGCGCTACCAGGACGGCGAGAGCCTGGACGACCTGCTGCCGGAGGCCTTCGCCACCGTCCGCGAGGCCGCCAAGCGCGTCCTGGGCCAGCGGCACTACGACGTGCAGATCATGGGCGGCGCGGCGCTGCACCTCGGCTACGTCGCCGAGATGAAGACCGGTGAGGGCAAGACCCTCGTCGGCACGCTCCCCGCGTACCTGAACGCGCTGTCCGGCAAGGGCGTCCACCTGATCACGGTGAACGACTACCTCGCCGAGCGCGACTCCGAGATGATGGGCCGCGTCCACAAGTTCCTGGGCCTGAGCGTCGGCTGCATCCTGGCCAACATGTCGCCGGCCCAGCGCCGCGAGCAGTACCTGTGCGACATCACGTACGGCACGAACAACGAGTTCGGCTTCGACTACCTGCGCGACAACATGGCGTGGTCGCAGGACGAGCTGGTGCAGCGCGGCCACAACTTCGCCGTGGTCGACGAGGTCGACTCGATCCTCGTCGACGAGGCCCGCACCCCGCTGATCATCTCCGGCCCGGCCGACCAGGCCACCAAGTGGTACGCCGACTTCGCCAAGCTCGTCACCCGCCTGACCAAGGGCGAGGCCGGCAACCCGCTCAAGGGCATCGAGGAGACCGGCGACTACGAGGTCGACGAGAAGAAGCGCACCGTCGCCATCCACGAGGCCGGCGTCGCCAAGGTCGAGGACTGGCTCGGCATCGACAACCTCTACGAGTCGGTCAACACCCCGCTCGTCGGCTACCTCAACAACGCGATCAAGGCCAAGGAGCTCTTCAAGGCCGACAAGGACTACGTCGTCATCGACGGCGAAGTCATGATCGTCGACGAGCACACCGGCCGCATCCTCGCCGGCCGCCGCTACAACGAGGGCATGCACCAGGCGATCGAGGCGAAGGAAGGGGTGGACATCAAGGACGAGAACCAGACCCTCGCCACGATCACCCTGCAGAACTTCTTCCGCCTCTACTCGAAGCTCTCCGGCATGACCGGTACGGCCATGACCGAGGCCGCCGAGTTCCACCAGATCTACAAGCTCGGCGTCGTCCCCATCCCCACCAACCGGGGCATGCAGCGCAAGGACCAGCCCGACCTCATCTACCGGACGGAGGTCGCCAAGTTCGCCGCCGTCGTCGACGACATCGCCGAGAAGCACGAGAAGGGCCAGCCGATCCTCGTCGGCACCACCTCGGTCGAGAAGTCCGAGTACCTCTCGCAGCAGCTCTCCAAGCGCGGCATCCCGCACGAGGTCCTCAACGCCAAGCAGCACGAGCGCGAGGCCACGATCGTCGCCCAGGCCGGCCGCCGCGGCGCCGTCACCGTCGCCACCAACATGGCCGGCCGCGGTACCGACATCAAGCTCGGCGGCAACCCGGACGACCTCGCCGAGGCGGAGCTGCGCCAGCGCGGCCTCGACCCGGAGGAGCACATCGAGGAGTGGGCGCACGCCCTGCCCGAGGCCCTCGCCCGCGCCGAGGCGGCCGTCAAGGCCGAGTTCGAAGAGGTCAAGGAGCTCGGCGGCCTGTACGTCCTGGGCACCGAGCGCCACGAGTCGCGCCGCATCGACAACCAGCTCCGCGGCCGCTCCGGCCGCCAGGGCGACCCGGGCGAGTCCCGCTTCTACCTGTCGCTGGGCGACGACCTGATGCGCCTCTTCAAGGCCCAGATGGTCGAGCGGGTCATGTCCATGGCCAACGTGCCGGACGACGTCCCGATCGAGAACAAGATGGTGACCCGCGCCATCGCGTCCGCGCAGTCGCAGGTCGAGACCCAGAACTTCGAGACCCGCAAGAACGTCCTGAAGTACGACGAGGTCCTCAACAGCCAGCGCGAGGTCATCTACGGCGAGCGCCGCCGCGTCCTGGAGGGCGAGGACCTGCACGAGCAGGTGCGCTTCTTCATGGACGACACCATCGACGCCTACATCGCCGCCGAGACCGTCGAGGGCTTCGCCGAGGAGTGGGACCTCGACCGGCTGTGGGGCGCCTTCCGACAGCTCTACCCGATCAAGGTCACCGTCGAGGAGCTGGAGGAGGCGGCCGGCGACCGCGCGGGCATCACCGCCGAGTTCATCGCCGAGTCCGTCAAGGACGACATCCACGAGCAGTACGGAGCGCGCGAGAAGGCCCTCGGGTCGGAGGTCATGCGCGAGCTGGAGCGCCGCGTGGTCCTCTCGGTGCTCGACCGCAAGTGGCGCGAGCACCTCTACGAGATGGACTACCTCCAGGAGGGCATCGGCCTGCGCGCGATGGCCCAGAAGGACCCGCTGGTCGAGTACCAGCGCGAGGGCTTCGACATGTTCAACGCCATGATGGAGGGCATCAAGGAGGAGTCCGTCGGCTACCTGTTCAACCTGGAGGTCCAGGTCGAGCAGCAGGTCGAGGAGCTCCCGGTGCAGGACGCGGCCCCGTCCCTGGTCAAGGAGCCGGTCCCGTCGGCCCGCCCCGAGATCCGCGCCAAGGGCCTGGACGCCCCGCAGCGCCCGGACCGCCTGCACTTCTCCGCCCCGACGGTCGACGGTGAGGGCGGCGTGGTCGAGGGCGACTTCGACTCCGACGCCGCCGGCGGCGACGGCCTGACCCGCGCGGAACGCCGCCGCGCCCAGAAGGCCTCGGGCGGCCGCCGCCGCAAGAAGTAA
- a CDS encoding winged helix-turn-helix domain-containing protein yields MTTLSLSADEARRIALRAQGFLGAPDRRGGVRGVLRHLGAVQLDTISVLARSHELVPYARLGAVGRDVVEKAYWSDSHAFEYWSHAACILPIEEWPHFAFRRRARRARGHRWHVLEDKERSTRAVLDRLKADGPLTSSELGGAKNGGEWFEWSETKIAVEWLLDTGEVVCSERRGWKRVYDLAERAVPDALLHDDLDDAECLRRLVALAGRSLGVGTRADIADYHRLKGEQVDAVIADSGLVPVEVEGWGKPAWADPQALRTAPLGRHRTTLLSPFDSLVWDRPRTERIFGFTHRLEAYVPKPQRIHGYFAMPLLAGGRLRGRVDPAREGRTLVARQVSLTAPGAAGAMARALREAAEWVGCDAVRVERAQSPAEAAAITAELAALGA; encoded by the coding sequence ATGACGACGCTCTCGCTGTCCGCCGACGAGGCCCGCCGGATCGCCCTGCGCGCGCAGGGGTTCCTGGGGGCGCCCGACCGCCGGGGCGGGGTCCGGGGGGTGCTGCGCCATCTGGGGGCGGTGCAGCTGGACACCATCTCGGTCCTGGCCCGCTCGCACGAACTGGTCCCGTACGCGCGTCTGGGCGCGGTGGGCCGGGACGTGGTGGAGAAGGCGTACTGGTCGGACAGCCACGCCTTCGAGTACTGGTCGCACGCGGCGTGCATCCTGCCGATCGAGGAGTGGCCGCACTTCGCCTTCCGCCGCCGGGCGCGGCGGGCGCGCGGCCACCGCTGGCACGTGCTGGAGGACAAGGAGCGTTCGACGCGGGCGGTGCTGGACCGGCTGAAGGCCGACGGTCCGCTGACCTCGTCCGAGCTGGGCGGCGCGAAGAACGGCGGCGAGTGGTTCGAGTGGTCCGAGACCAAGATCGCGGTGGAGTGGCTGCTCGACACCGGTGAGGTGGTGTGCTCCGAGCGGCGCGGCTGGAAGCGGGTCTACGACCTGGCCGAGCGGGCCGTCCCGGACGCGCTGCTCCATGACGACCTGGACGACGCCGAGTGCCTGCGCCGGCTGGTCGCGCTGGCCGGGCGGTCGCTGGGGGTCGGTACGCGCGCCGACATCGCCGACTACCACCGCCTCAAGGGCGAGCAGGTCGACGCGGTGATCGCGGACTCCGGGCTGGTGCCGGTGGAGGTCGAGGGCTGGGGGAAGCCCGCCTGGGCGGATCCGCAGGCGCTTCGGACGGCGCCGCTGGGCCGTCACCGTACGACCCTGCTGTCCCCGTTCGACTCGCTGGTCTGGGACCGGCCGCGGACGGAGCGGATCTTCGGGTTCACGCACCGCCTGGAGGCGTACGTGCCCAAGCCGCAGCGGATACACGGGTACTTCGCGATGCCGCTGCTGGCCGGCGGGCGGCTCCGGGGCCGGGTCGACCCGGCCCGTGAGGGCCGCACCCTGGTGGCCCGCCAGGTCTCCCTGACGGCACCGGGGGCGGCGGGCGCGATGGCGCGGGCGC